Below is a window of Anaeromicrobium sediminis DNA.
CTAATAGATAAAAATTAGTTAAGTCGACTTAATGAAGTTTAAAATATAAAATTGAAAATGTAGATTTTAGGAGGAATTTAATATGAAAAAATACGAATGTTCACCTTGTGCATATATATATGACCCAGAAGTAGGAGACCCAGATGGAGGTATTGCTCCAGGCACTCCTTTTGAAGATATTCCAGATGATTGGGTTTGTCCAGTTTGTGGATTGGGAAAAGACATGTTTGAAGTAGTTGAATAAAATTTAAAATAACTAGAAATTAATTTAGATATAGGATAGATAGTTTTAAATAACTATTTACTCTATATCTTTTTTATATCTTAAAATTATTAAAGGTATGTATTATAAATAGTATAGTTACTTATCTATGATGGCATTATAATAATATAAATTAATAAAAATTAGGAATATATAGTATAGTCAATGTGTTATCTATAAGCAGATGATCACAAACCAAGTTCATATATAAGTCTTATTTGCTATAAACTACGAACTAGTTTATAACACCAAACCTTAGCTAAA
It encodes the following:
- the rd gene encoding rubredoxin — protein: MKKYECSPCAYIYDPEVGDPDGGIAPGTPFEDIPDDWVCPVCGLGKDMFEVVE